AGAACCGTGTAGATAACATAGGCCTGCGGAAGCGGCGCGAGCACGAAGATGATGTTCAGCGGGTAAAACGTGGAGGCTTGGCCGGTGGCGTAAAGCGGATGGCCGCAGAATGCATAAGGGTTCCACAAAGGCCATTCGCCGTCGGCGAGGCAGCGGCGCAGGAGGGTCTTCCAGGCGTAGTTCTCGTACAGCATGTCGCCGATGAGCGAGTTGTGAACCCCGGTGACCCCGGCCGGCGGCGTCTGCGGAGGATACTGCCATGTCAGGTCCGTCGGCAGGAGCACCTTGCCGCCAAAGATCGACGGCCAGAACCAAACCGCCAGCACCATGCCCAGGAAGATCGCGAATCGGGGGAAGGTCATGTCAGGATCCCCCCCGCAATGGCCAAGTCCCAATGACGAAATCCCAATGACCGGTCAATGACGAATGACGAAATCCGAATGTCGAAAGAAGCCCGAAGTCCGAAGTCCGAATGACGAGCAAGGGCGTCAGTGCTGGGCGTAGCGGCGGGCGTAGAGGTCCGGATCGTACTTGGCCCGACGGCCGGGGCAGGTCTCGCGCGGACAGAGCTGGCAGTTCTCATAATGCGTCTCCGAAGGGAAAAAGATACCGGAAACGCTCTTGACGGGCACCATCAAGCAGCTATCGGTCAGCTCCACCCCGATCGCACCGCAGGTGTCGCCCAGCAGGGTGAAGAGTTCGCGCTGCTGTTCCAGCGGCCAATCCTGAAGCGAGCCGGGGTCCATGGCGGCAACCGGGCCAAAGGCGGCCTTATCGGTGACATGCTTGTGCACGAACCGGGCAGCCGCATGGACGGCCATTTCCATCAATGTCTCAGCCCAGAACCTTTCGAGCATGTCGGTGATCGGCGCAGCCCAAGCCGCCATCTCGCGCCCGCAGGTCGCCACAAAAGGGAAAACCCGATGCGTCTCCCGAAGATTCACCGCCAACACCCGGCTGGTGAAGGTGATGCCCTCAACAGTGACAGTGTCATCCGTACGGCTATCGATGTAGGCGACCCGGTACATGGCTCGCGGCCGGGCGACAACCTGCGCCTGACCGGCCAAGTCAAGAGCCCGTGAGTGGTAGTCATCGAGGTCCCGCAGGTGCAGACGGTCGAGAACGGCCTCGGGTTCGA
This portion of the Phycisphaerae bacterium genome encodes:
- a CDS encoding vitamin B12 dependent-methionine synthase activation domain-containing protein produces the protein MSDPVILDNIAFDLEPEAVLDRLHLRDLDDYHSRALDLAGQAQVVARPRAMYRVAYIDSRTDDTVTVEGITFTSRVLAVNLRETHRVFPFVATCGREMAAWAAPITDMLERFWAETLMEMAVHAAARFVHKHVTDKAAFGPVAAMDPGSLQDWPLEQQRELFTLLGDTCGAIGVELTDSCLMVPVKSVSGIFFPSETHYENCQLCPRETCPGRRAKYDPDLYARRYAQH